The nucleotide window gatgatgatatTGAAGATCCAACACTCGCACACGTTCCAACTTCTCAAAAGGGACACATCTCTCAGCACCTTCAAAAACAACAAGTGATCGAATCTGGGACCAATCCAGTTCCAACAAGGTATCCACCACCTGCACCTCACCATCATCAACTTGATAATCGTCGATGCATAGCCGATGGACTTGACATGCATATGCCAATCTGATGTCGGAACTGCAAGTAATGAAATTATCTTCACGCGATTTCCATCTAAGGAAATTTCGCATCATCGGGTTCATTTGGTAGTAGGGCATGTCCGATAAACCCTCTAGACGCAGCATCAACCCTCTGTTGCAAAGCTCTTCAAGATAACCTTTTGCTATATCCTCTTTATAAGTAAATCCTTCAGCAACCCATCGCATCACCAGTTGATCCCTGTAAAATTGGTAATTCTCAGGGTATATACTACAGTATAGCAAGCAAGTCTTCAACATATGGTGAGGAAGATCGGCGTAGCCAAGCTGCAAACTCTCTACCAACGGTTCAAACCCTTGTGTGTTCTGAAATCCATTTCTCTTAACTTGCTTCTCAATCATATCTTGCACATTACATGCCTTTACATGTACTCCTAGTTGTTCTTGTTGCTCTCGGACCATTGCCATTGCTGAAAACATGCAAAGTAGTGCTGACGGCACACCACCACACATGCGCACAATAGGATGGTCACCGTCAAAACCTTGTCCAACCATGTCAGGCTTCATCTGAGTAGTGACATCTTTCCTATAAAATCCATAGAGCCACCTTTTCTTAAGAGAACTCCATATAGGATTCATTTCGATGTAGAGCTTGCTATTATCAAAATCATCTCCTGGTAGAGAAGCAATACGAGTTGTGATGACGATTCTACTGCCAAGATTATTTTGTGGAAAAGACCTCCTGATGATGTTCCATTCTTCACGATGCCATATGTCATCAATTATTACCAGGTACCTAGGCAAGTTGATTGCACGTACAATTAAGATAGTTAGTATAGACAGCTTGACCAAGTTTAGTTAGTAGACAATCTAAATTTAGCTAGCACTACACATCTCAGAAGACATTACTTAAATCGAGGTTGTTTTTTTATAAACTTGCGCACCTTTTGTTCTCTAGGAAATTGGATATGGTGTGGATGAGATCTTCCTGTGTCCTTGCTTGGGTGCCAGCAAGTGGTTCAGCTCCTACTTGTTGGAGAATACTTGTGAGGACCTCCTTCATGTTGGGATTTGGAGTGACGGACACAAAAGCCCGTGACTGGAACTTACTTTTAATCTCCTCATCCTCGTACACAAGGTGGGCAAGGGTTGTTTTCCCCATACCAGCCATTCCAACAATGGATGCCATTTTTAGCTGCGGCGGCACCGTTGtggtctcttcttcttcttcttctcctcctcctcctcctcctaccAGGAATGTGATGAGCTCATCTCTCCAGATGTCCATACCAACCAGCTCCGCCGCATCCTTGTGGACGAATGAAGCTCGAGGAGGAAGCGGTTTGCTGGGAGGGCTGGATTTGGAGTTTCTTCTGGAAAATAAGCTGGAGAAGGGTTCAACAGACTTGTTCTTCTCCCACTTCCACTTGCTGCGGCACCGGCCCGACACGTCATCTACCCTCTTCTTCAGATCTTGGAAAGGGCAGCTGGCTTCGATCTTGCTCTGCACCATCAAGTGCTTGTTTCTGCGGCTGGGCTCCATGGTGAGGATGAAGTCGTCGATGGCGTCGTGCACATCGTCGGCGACATCCAGCGCTTCCTTCTTCAAGACCTTGGATTCCGAATCAAGAATCTCCTTGTCCCATATCGCCCAAAGGATGGAGTGCACAGACTTGAGCTTGGATTTGATGAACTTGACGTCCTTGCGCGTCGGGCGTCGAAGCTTGTACTCGCGGCCAAGCAGAGCACCCAGCTTGGCTACGACGGGCCCCAAGGCCCCCGTGGCTGCGGTCACGGGAGCTCTCTCCATTGCTCAGCTAGGCCGTGCAGGCTGTATGCACTGGAGAGCCGGAGCAGGAGCCGGCGGCTGACCTTGTGAATTGTGTCTATCTGGGTGGAATGTGGAGATCAACCTCCAAATGGTTACTTCAGCTGGTTATCATAGCAGAGGTGAGATTAAGTTATGCCTTCTCCTGCCTTGCAGCAaacccagattccaacaaatagAAAAATGGTTCTTTGTCTTGATGATTTGGCAAAGCAGGAGGAAGAGATCGATGTGCTTCTTTTGATTTTTCTAATGAATGAATGGCTACTCAAACAAGACAAGCATCTCAAACGTATTGGAGATGTTTTTACTGCTTTTGTTTCGGAAAAGCAGTGCTCCATTTGTACTAGCGAAGCAAGGAACAGAACAGGATGCTCGCCTTAATTTACTTGCCCCAAGAACAGCATGCATTCCTTGGAGAACAGCAAAGCTACTCGGTGCTTTTCCAAAAGAATCACCCTTCCCTTTTGTTTTTCTTTGTTATTGTGGAACACTATCATTTCGAGCTTTGCCATTTTGATTTGAGCGTACTGATGTAATGATGAATTTATAATGTGTGTGATTCTTTAGTGTCTTCCATAATCCAGAGAAAATGTTGTGCTGATAAATGACGAAATGACGCTAATGAAAACTGTTGCATCTTGTTCCTTTGGTCGAGTCCCCCTTCCACACCTTTCCTCGAATGAATCAATAACGCACCGCCGCTTCTTTTTTATCTGTGTCTTTGGAGTGAGTGACTGAGTGACATACTTCAGGAATGATGCTTCGCTTCTCAAAGAAGCAAAGTTCATGCATGCAGCAAGCAAAGCAGCAAAAGCAAAAGCCCATCAGCTTGCCAACTTTACTTGTGTCCACCACCATCCTTGGTTCCCCGCCCTCTACCCAAGAAACCAATCCAACACAGACGCTAGCGCCGCTCGCAGTGTCCCTCCTTCTGCCTGCTAAATCCTCTGCCCGGCCAGGAGCCACCACGCAGGCCTCCGCCGCTGACACCTTCGACGGCGGCCACTGACTGCTAAAGCCTATTCGGCGGCCAGCATCGCAGGTGCTCCCCCTTGTTTCTCTCTTCTTTTTGAGGGAAGAGAGGAAGAGAGATCGAACCAATCAGGAGCATAGCCTCTtgttttcttgccatgttgacaAGAAAACTAGGAAGTATGTAATGTCTACAATTGCCTGAAAATTAATTTCATAACTGTGCAAGCATGGACAAAAGTTGCGATACCTACATTTTGTTGATTTTCGTTTCAATCTTGTGGTTAATTAGCCAGATCTTCTAGCCGTACTACAGGGTATACTAGATGCCTAATAAACAGAGTATTATCTACTAGCATCTACCTTCTATCGGTGAGTAAATTTCCACCTGAGTACAAATTGCCATATTTCCATAGGTAGGTTATCGGGTTGGGGACAATTTAGTGTTTCATGTTCTGACTATATGTGCCTAGCCTTTACCTAAATTATTTTTCTCACCATGATTGATGACCCGCCTTTATGCTGTTTTTCCGTTTCTTCTATAGACTAGCTCTGTCTATACTTGATTTTAACTTTCTATGGCCCACTTGATGACCCGCCTTTATGCTGTTTTTCCGTTTCTTCTATAGACTAGCTCTGTCTATACTTGATTTTAACTTTCTATGGCCCACTCATCCTTTGCTGCACTTGCAACAACAGCGAAGGTGAAGATGGAGATTGTGGTGGGTGCATAGGAAGCAACCATGAAAATAGAGTTTGACAGGAGTACACCGCACCTGCTTCCACCTTCCTGTGCAGCCACTGCCTTCGACGGTGGCTGCCCTGCCCAGTGACTGCTCAAGACTCTTCAGCGACCAGCAGCTTATTgtccagtttgcaggtgccgctTCTGCCCCCAACTCCAATTTCTGTTGTCTGGTAGCTTTTTGTTCCACTTGCCATGGCAGTTGATCTTGGCAACCTACCATCATTGCGAGCATGTTTTTCACTCAATTAATTAGCACTATGACATATAAAAAGTACAAATTCGAAAATCCCATGAAGTGCATAACGTCCACAATTTCCTCAGCATTATATGCAATCTTCATTTTTGATTAGTGGTGTTGATATATATTGTGGTCAGCAAATTCTATATGCAAAAAATACAGTCATTGGTAAAACTTTTGTTCGTATAATTTCTCTGATCGGGGGCAAATTGGTATTCGCTAGAAATGTTCCATGATCTGATTGTGGAGCTTTTTACGATTAATTATTTTTCTAGCCATAATTCATGCTGACCCTTATCTTCCTTTTTTCCGTTCTTTTCATAGATCAACAACTGCTGAGCACTGTCTTTGCACTTGCAAGTTACAACAATGGGGGGCAGATTGTAGTAGTGAAGATCACAGATAAAGAAGATGGAGTTTGTAGTGGGTGCTTCAGAAGCCACCATGAGATCTCTCCTAGGCAAGTTGGGTGGTCTCCTTGCCCAAGAGTACACTCTGATCCGTGGCGTCCGCGGCGACATCCAGTACATCAGCGACGAGCTCGCCAGCATGCAGGCCTTCCTTGGCGACCTCGGCTCTGCCCTGGATGACCACGATCGCCGGCTCAAGAACTGGATGAAGCAGATTCGTGACATGGCATACGACATGGAAGACTGTGTCGATGACTTTGCTCATCGCCTCCCTCAGGACTCTCTCAGCGATGCAAGATGCTCCTTCATCGTGACGATAGTCTACGAGATGTGGACGTTCTGGCCTCGCCGCGACATTGCCTCCAAGATTGCTGAGCTCAAGGTCCGGGCACAGTACATTGCTGAACGACGCAGCAGATATGGAGTGAACAACCCAAGCCCAAGAACAAGCTCTGGAGCCGGAGCAACCCATGCTGTTATGTATGGCATTGCTGAGCATTTGGTGGCAAGCCGTCAGCTCATCCGCACAGAGAACCCCGTGGGAGTGAAGGTGGACATGGAGAAGCTCCGGAGTTGGCTAACCAAACATGATAAAGGCTCTCATCGAGCTGTTGTGTCCTTGATTGGATTCGGTGGTGTAGGAAAGACCACCATTGCCATGGCATTGTACAGAGATTTCAGGAATGAATTTGATTGTCGGGCATCAGTCACAGTGTCTCAGAACTTCGATGAAGATGAAGTCCTAAGGGATGTTCTTGGGCAAATCAAGCCAGCAGACAGTCAAATCAAGACAAAGGAGGAGGTGCAGGAGGGCAGCAACACAGGGAAGGTGGAGAAGAAAAGTCTAGCGACAAACATTAAAAGTTCAGTTAAGCGAGTTGTGCCACTGCTCTCTGGTCACAGGCCGCAAAGCAATGATGGCAGCATGCAGAGTAAGATAGAAACAATGAATCGCGACCAACTTATTGAAGAACTCAAAACGCGCCTGCTTGGAAGGAGGTACCTCAAAATCATTTCCTTGTTTTTTTCTAAATTACTCGTAGTAAGTTAGTAACGACTGTGTATATGCATCAAGTGTCTAAATTGTAGTAATGCTGCGATAAAATTGTGTTGTTTACCACAGCAATTTCATTCTGAAGTATGTACAATGGTGAAAGAGAAAAGGGAAATTTTTTCAGAAAATAAAAACCATATCTAACTAGTTGAGCCTTGATAATTAAACACCTAGTTAAAGTTGCACAACGAAGTTTCATAAAAAAAAAGGTTGCACAAGGAATAATTGTGGATATTTTATAACTGAACGTCAACTTGTTACAAATAGCAAATTTTATAGCTGAACCTAGTCAAGTATAAATAAAAATTTCTGTAAAAAAAGTCAGCAGGTAACATACTAAAATTGGACCAAAAACTGGAATCAAAATCAGAAAACTATATCCATCCAATTCATAAAAATATGGCAATTTGGACAAAGGTTGGGTCAAACTAGTTAAATTTGTGTTGAATCTGAACATGTATAAGGCTCTCTTGGACTGTTTGGAGGATTTTTTTTTTCTCAGTGGTATGAACTTAAATAAGCTAAGGATGCTTCTTCTCACTTGTATTTTGTTTCCTGTTTCTTGGCAGGTATCTCCTCTTGATTGATGATATATGGTCTGTACAAACATGGGAGACCATTAGAAATTGGTTGCCACATGATAATAATAAGGATAGTAGAGTAATAGTAACTACAAGATTTCAAGCTGTTGGTGCAGCTTGCTCAGAAAGACATGGAACTGATTATCTGCATACAGTTAATGCCCAAAGTGATGCCGCCTCCAAAAGTCTATTTCATCAGGGTATTCCTGAATCCCCAAGCAGCCAAGAAAGCGAAAGAATGGATACTGTTGGTGCTGAGTCCTCTGAATGAGATGAAACTGATCATCTGCATTCAGCTAATGTCCCAAGTGATGCCAATGCCAAAGGTCCGTTTGATGACCGTGTTCCTGATCCACAGAGAAGCAAAGAAAGAGAGAAAGAAGAGGTCCATGAGGAGATATGGAAATATTGTGGGGGGCTGCCTTTGGCCATAGTCACCATGGCTGGCCTTGTGGCCTGCAACCCAACAAAAGACAATGACCATTGGCGTAAAGTTTGCAAGTCATTATTTCCAGAGCAAGTAGCTCCCCTTACATTGGAGGGGGTGACAAGGATACTTGATTATTGCTACAATGATTTGCCAGCAGATCTCAAGACCTGCTCATTGTACTTGAGCATATTCCCCAAGGGCTCGAAAATTAGTAAGAAGCGTCTGACCCGGCGGTGGATATCAGAATGTTTTGTTGCTGAGAAGCAAGGGCTGAGTGCGGAGGAAGTGGCAGAAACATACTTCAACCAGCTTGTAAGCAGGAAGATAATACGCCCTGTGGATCACAGCAGCAACGGGAAGGTAAAATCCTTTAAAGTTCATGACATGATCCTGGAATATATCGTGTCCAAGTCAAGCGAAGAGAATTTTATTACTATTGTTGGTGGACATTGGCTGATGCCAACTCCTAGCAACAAAGTCCGTCGACTCTCCATGCAAAGCAGTGGTTCCAAGCATGGGAATTCAACAAAAGGCATGAACTTGTCTCAAGTGCGGTCACTGACAGCATTTGGAAGCCAAAACCGACGACTCCCATTCCATTCATTCAATAATGGAATAATACAAGTGCTTGATCTTGAGGGCTGGAAGGGTTTGACAGATAAGCATATGAATGACATATGCAAAATGCTTGTGCTGAAGTATTTGAGCCTCCGACGAACAGAGGTTTCTGAGATTCCATCAAAGATCGAGAAGCTCCAGTATCTAGAAACTCTTGACATAAGGGAGACAAATGTCGGGGTGCTGCCAAAAGCTTTTGGACAGCTCAAACAGCTCCGTAGCATGCTTGGAGGGAACAAAAACACAAAGAAGGCTTTGAAGTTGCCACATGAGAAGAATAAGGAGCCGATGAAAGCACTTCGGATCTTGTCAGGGATTGAGATCGGTGAGGACTCATCAGCTGTAGCAAGCCTTCATCAGCTGACAGGGCTAAGGAAGCTTGCCATTTACAAGCTCAATATAAGGGAGGGTGGTCAGACCTTCAAACAATTACGCTCCTCCATTGAGTACCGCTGTAGCTGCGGTCTGCAGACATTGGCAATCAATGATGAGAGCTCTAATTTTATCAACTCACTAGACACCATGACCACTCCTCCAAGATACATCATCGGCCTAGAGTTGTCTGGCAAGATGGAAAGGCCCCCACAGTGGATCAAAGAACTCAATAACCTCTATAAGCTGACCCTTTCTGTGACAGTTCTTCGGACTGATACTTTCAAGCTCATCCAGGACCTACCCAAATTGTTTACGCTCACCTTTACACTCAGTGCAGCCAAGGATGATAGGGACATAGTGGACATTCTTGAGGAAAATAAACAGCTTACTGACAGGGAGATCATTATTCCACCTGGGGGATTCAAGAGTCTAAAGCTTCTTCGCTTCTTTGCAACTATGGTTCCAAGGCTGAGCTTTGCAGTTACAGGAAAAGAGGTAATGCCAGCACTGGAGAGGATTGATATGCGGTTCGAAGCCTTTGAAGGGATTTACGGCATCGAGACTCTCGAAAGCCTCCAAGAGGTGCATCTCAGTGTTGGTAATCAAGCAGATGAAATAACCAAGTTCTTGGTAGATGATTTGAAGGACACTCCCAAGTACTTGGATCAAAAGTACGCCAGCAAGTGGCCAAAGATAATCACCGAGTGAAGAGATTGGAATATGTATCTTTAGGTTGACCAACAAATCATCTGGTATGTGTTGTATCATTAAGTGGGGGTTGTTTCATCAAGTCTGCGTCACCTTCTCGAGAGCTAAATAAACAGACTGCATCCACTATTGATTCTTGTGATGCATATGTATGTGGTACTGTTGAATCCGTCACTGATTCTTGTAATTTTTACTTCTATCGTAATGTTACTTCCATTATTGATCTTTTTGAACTTACCTCGTGTTCGGTTATGGTATGTATATATCCTTCAGTTTGTGTTTGATTGAGATTTCTGTACCCTATATTTAACTAAATAGCAGCCACATGATTCAGTTGGTGTATGGAGGTCTCTTGCCCAAAGTGCTGGAGTTTTAGGAAGGTAGATTGCCTTCAAATGCATGCAGGCAATGTAGAGTTTGTGCTAACCTATTTTACCAGGAACTCCCGTTTTGTATGTGTTTGATTATCCCCGTTATGTATGACAATGCTCGAAGATTTCTTCTTTGCGACCATACTTTACCAAACTACACCACGTTTTGTGTAACAGCCAATTTTTGTGTTTGGACATTGACAACAAAGTCATTTATTTTATCAGAGGAATTCTCGAATGCATATAAGTTCAATATAACCAGTAACAGTTTTTGGAATTTTGGCTGTGTATACATCCAAAATGTAAGGTTTCAGAGAGCTCAGGAGAGTAGATCCTACAGTCAGTTATCACAGAAATGGATGCTAATCTGAAGAACAAACCAGGAGCATGGGGGAGAGAACAGGGTACCTCATCTCGGCTGACAAAGCGAAAGAATGATGCGAAGTGTCAATATGATCTGCTGCCAAGAAACAGAGTAGTTACTACCACTGCATAGCGTGTCGATATGATGTCCTGGAAAAAACATTCAAGCTTGCTTGTACCCAAAGAAAAAGAACATTTTCTTTGGGAACAAACCCCAAATGTATATCAATGCTCAAAGATTTCTTCTTAGTGACCATACTGTAGCCAACTACGACATGTTTTGTTTTTGGAAAGGGCCGATTTTTTGTCCAACTCTGGACATTGACAGCAAAATCATTTTACTGTATCATAGAAAGTTTGTCTCCCTACACATAAAGTTCAATATTACCGGTGAAAGTTTTCGAAATTTTTGCTGCTTATACATCCAAAACGTAAGGTTTCAGAGAGTTCAGGAGAGTAGATCCTACTCCCAGCCATTTAGCACAGAGACGGAAGTTAAACTGAAGAAAAAACCAGGGGAAGGGGGAGGAATAGGGTACCTCATCTCGGCTCTGAGAAAAAGATTGATAAGAAGTGTCGATATGATCTGCTGCCAAAAAAACAGAGATTGTTACACTACTGCTGCTTGCATAGTGTGTCAATATGATTTGCTGGAATTGAAACACATACAACACATTAAACTGCAGCATGCTTACCGACTGTCCATTTCACACTTCATCTTCTAGTGATGCTATATTGACTTGAATTGCACACCTGATGACTGTTCACTTGTAAAGTCTATTGGTGGCAGCACAGCTCTGCTGTGATCATGGTGTTTCCCTTTAGTTACACCTTCTGTTGAGATGCAGATATGCTTTTATCTGACCATGCACTGAAAAACCACAACACTGTTACAATGCCCAGGAGCAGTCCAATGATACAAAACCATAGTTGGGACCAGAGCTGTTCTTATTAAGGTAAGAATATGACTGTTGAAAGTAAGACATGAAATGTTAGAAAAAACAATCTTATACATATCATACAAAAAAATGCCTCATTTATATGCCTCATGTATGTTAAACCACAAATTAAAAAAAAACACAAAGTTAAACCATCCTGAAAGAACCAAAGGGAATATAACAAGGCTAGTGGCACAGATTCACAAATATAACAAAGGGAATATAACAAGGCTAGCAACAAGGGGAATGACTTACTAGGTCACCTTCAATCATGTCCTTTACGATCCCCTCACGGAGGGTGATGGTCTCCTACTTGAAGAGGTCCTTGGTGACCTTATTTTCCAAATTGAGCTCTGAAAGGATGTGACGGCCGCGTGCCCGTCCAATGCCATGGCTGGACTGCAGTGCGCACTCCACCCTCTTGTGGTTAGGTATCACAACACCACCAACACGAATGGAATCAATGAACCGACCGTGGCCGAAACCTCCGTCCTGTCAAGTCAATGATAAAAACAAGAATGGAGTTAGCAGCCAGCATACATCTGTCGGTACAAATCTTATTATGACACGAACGAAGCACTCGTTGCTAGTAAGAGAGCAAGTATGTACGCATTTGTTGGCTGAGAGGATTCGTTGCTGGTTAGAGAAGCACTCATTGCTGGTAAGAAGGTGTTGCCAAGTAATGAAAGAAAGGGCAAGTGTTGCCCGGACACATATCTGGTCTGGTGTCTCTCTGCTCTGTTTTCTCTGTTTGTCTCTATGTTCTTTGTGAAACCTGGAGACAGTGGATGCGAGAGATCGAGAGAGGGCTGTCGCCAAGGAGAGGGCTACATATAAAGGGACATTTTTATTTGCTGGATTAAAGGAAAGAGAATTACAAAGGGTTGTTCCTATAACACCCACATAAGCATGTACGCTGCCGtgcaaaaaagaagaaaaaaaatcactATCCGGTAACATGCTAGGTGGACGGCAGGAATTCATGATTCAGAAGCAAACATCCACCCAAACACCAAGATGGTTCATGATTCTGAATGCACTCAGAAGCAGCAATGTAGCTAGACACAGTGGAACAGTGAACTAGGACTAGCCAGACACCAATGGAAACGGAAGCTCAGTCAGGAATAAAAACAAGCACCTGGCGTGCAAGCAGGCACGCAGGCTGACCCAGTGGAGATTCCACCGGCCGGGAGACAAGGAAGAACCGGAGCTGCCGGCGCTCGCCCGGCGAAGGAACGACCACGCGCGTGGCTGCTGCATGCTCCCGCCGTCGAGGGTCACGTGGTCGTCGTCCGCGCCCGCCGGGATCTTAGCTTGGCGAGGGATGCGATGACCGGAAGAGGACGggctcttttttttttttttttttttgagaattcGGAAGAGGACGGGCAGAATGAAGCTTACTTCGATGGATCATGGTGGGCCGTCCAGCGTCTCTGAATGAAGCTTACTTCGATGGATCATGATGGGCCGTGCAGCAGCTCAAATAAAAAACAAAGTAAGCAATTGGGCCAGTAGTTGCCCGCCCAGCAGCATAGGACTGAGAGCGACCAGCTGATAAAACTTGAACGTTCcctcaaaaagaaaaaagaaactGATAAAACTTGAACCCCTAAAAAAAAGGGCTGATAAAACTTGAGCATCCTAAAAAGAAATTAAGTCTCTTCTTGTTTTTCTTAAACCGCGCAACCGCTCGCCGTGTCAGCCGTGCGGTGCGCGATCCCCCCACCCCCTAGAGATGATCGAGATACCAAAGCTTTTGATATGAGTTATTTTAGTATCTACTCTCGTGAGCTCTCTGAAAACTTACTCCTTCGGTTCCTATATAAATTtgttttagagatttcaatatggactacataccaAGAAAAATGAGTatatctacactctaaaatacgtctatatacatccctatgtagtccatattgaaatatctaaacagacttatatttaggaatggaagGAGTACACTTTGGATGTGTACATAGCCAAAAATTCAGAAAACTTTCATTGGTAATATTGAACTTTATGAGTTCCAGACTTTTTATGGTCAAATATTTTTTTCATGCATCGAGCTTGAAACTATCGGTACGGACACCATAAAGGGTCAGCTTATAGAGGTTATTGAGATCTTTCATCCAATGTAGGGGTCTTTCCATCTTGCCAGACAGCTCCATACCACTGATGTATCTTGAAGGAGCGGACATGGTGTCCATTGAGTTGATAAAATCAGAGCCGCCTCATTGATCGCAAGAGTCCGTAGAACACAGCTTACATTGAGCTTGAAGGTCTTACCACCCTCCCTTATATTGAGCTTGTAAATGGCAAGCTTTCTTAGCCTGATCAGCTGACAAAGGCTCGCTACCGATCTCAATTCCCGATAGAATAAAAAGTTCTTTCATCGGCTCCCTGTTCTTCTCATGTGGCAACTTCTTTGCGTTTTGTTTCCTCCAAGCATGCTACAGAGCCATTTGAGCTATCCAAAAGCTTTGGGAAGCACCCCCAACATCTGTCCGAACTACCCGTTTTAATTTTTGGAAGGGGATATACTAAGGCAAACAACCCGAAAAAATTACCCAAATTCTTCCCGGTGCACGCGCACTATACCTGGCCATACctcgggccgggccgggcttcGGGCCGGGCCTAGCCAAGCCCGACGCAAAAAACccaggcccgagcccggcccggcccggccgTCGGGCCTGTTTTTtgggcccgagcccggcccgaaCACATAAAAGCCCGTCGGGCTTCGGGCCGGCCCGGCCCGTCCTTCAGAAAAACGCGAAAACGATGGGCCCGGGCCCGGCCTGGCCCGGCGTTCGGGCTCAAAATCTAGGCCCAAGCCCAGCCCGGGAGCAGCGTCGGGCGGGCCGGGTCGGGCTTTttcgggccgggccgggccggcCGGGCCGGGCTGCCCATGGCCAGGTCTAACGCGCACCATCTGGACAAAACGGGCGGCCGGTCTTGCATGCTTGTATGTGTTAATTTTTCTGTCTTCTACCGCATGTGATTGTTAGCATTAAATGCGTTCACACTGATTACCTCATTCTGAAAAGAACAGATCCACGCACATTCATTTCGGAGTTTCAAATTTTAAAAAGTCATATCTTTTGAACCGCGCGTTGGAATTCAGATCCGTTTTCACTGCTGGAATTCTTGCGACGAGATTTTTGAAACTAGATCCCGCATGGATATATTTCGACGAGTTTTTTTCGGTGCCAACTTTGGTGCTATATGGTGCAACTTTAGTACTGTATTGTGCAACTTTAGTACTACATCGTGCAACTTTTTCCAAAATCAATTTTtggatctccatgattcaacttcCCATGAGATTGCAATCTGGCAACCATGACATCTTTGATGTGCAACTAGTCTACGGTCCTGACCAACTATCTAATAGTCGATGTGCAACCCTCCTTCATACTCGTGGATGTGTAATTTTTCACTGATGGCACACCCTACACCCACCTCCCCTGCAAGTGATATGTGCAACTTAGTCTATTGTTCAAGCCAACTGCCTATTAGTCAATGTGCAACCCATTGCCCTTCCTATTTGTGGACATGATTTTCAGTTGGCGGGGGCGACAAACAGAGTTGCACATAGTCTGCTAAGTAGTTGGCCATAGCAACATATAAAGTTGCACATCTCACAGGCAGAGACAATTGAATGGTGAAAAATTGGCATTCATGAGGGTATTGAAAAGTTGCATATAAACAGAGTGCTAAAGTTCCAAATCTCACTAGCAGGGGTGGTTTGGGCCAGGTGCTAGCAGGGAAACTACACATCCATGGGGGTACGAGAGAAAGTTGCACATCACTGTTAGACAGTTGGCCGTGACAGTATCCGAAGTTGCA belongs to Triticum urartu cultivar G1812 chromosome 7, Tu2.1, whole genome shotgun sequence and includes:
- the LOC125524017 gene encoding disease resistance protein PIK5-NP-like, giving the protein MERAPVTAATGALGPVVAKLGALLGREYKLRRPTRKDVKFIKSKLKSVHSILWAIWDKEILDSESKVLKKEALDVADDVHDAIDDFILTMEPSRRNKHLMVQSKIEASCPFQDLKKRVDDVSGRCRSKWKWEKNKSVEPFSSLFSRRNSKSSPPSKPLPPRASFVHKDAAELVGMDIWRDELITFLVGGGGGGEEEEEETTTVPPQLKMASIVGMAGMGKTTLAHLVYEDEEIKSKFQSRAFVSVTPNPNMKEVLTSILQQVGAEPLAGTQARTQEDLIHTISNFLENKRYLVIIDDIWHREEWNIIRRSFPQNNLGSRIVITTRIASLPGDDFDNSKLYIEMNPIWSSLKKRWLYGFYRKDVTTQMKPDMVGQGFDGDHPIVRMCGGVPSALLCMFSAMAMVREQQEQLGVHVKACNVQDMIEKQVKRNGFQNTQGFEPLVESLQLGYADLPHHMLKTCLLYCSIYPENYQFYRDQLVMRWVAEGFTYKEDIAKGYLEELCNRGLMLRLEGLSDMPYYQMNPMMRNFLRWKSREDNFITCSSDIRLAYACQVHRLCIDDYQVDDGEVQVVDTLLELDWSQIRSLVVFEGAERCVPFEKLERVRVLDLQYHHHYLKFVQSLWISVLDFEALGNQHVKDICGLLRVRHLFGLEGTGISEIPPEIARLQHLETLQVRFTSITELPSEIRDLQQLKTLAVSPNRKLTELPREIGGLQQLETLDLSWTRLTELPREIGNLQNLENLNLQCTKLKELPPEIGKLQHLKALVVCAAGITRLGNEIGDLQPLETLDLSFNGGLTQLPREMWKLQNLKRLLLSGTGVTKIPREIEGLKKLEILKLDDTISALPWEASQLLKLEGVPECVRQAWKKSDLVSELAGEILSVQLIDWLNESGGLIVGRKHMGIPGWIKDHFKDLGSLDIRMCKLEEQDLKILREMPNLKFLTLRLEVVPRDPIAISREGFPCLRELVVDSRMPRVVTFQEGAMPELQKLVFEFQFYGGPPPAANKGDPQLGIKHLRRLLWVEFKCNLEWYGGAAESSPCISAMIDVVRKEAQEHPREICFRVSGRKDEDFPANEESAQSSSSGTSKINDTPNGGRGEIQEEEEETFPANESGKVSGSGTASEIEEEEIHEEEER